In Leifsonia sp. ZF2019, a genomic segment contains:
- a CDS encoding Glu/Leu/Phe/Val dehydrogenase family protein, whose product MSVLPADLVETTGTDLPHETLHVVTGRRSGLTISIAVHSTVLGPALGGCRVWTYDSWLEAVADSLRLAEGMTMKNAAAGLNRGGGKTVVYVPRDVELTPTLRYDAMLDLGDAIESLGGSYMTAEDVGTSAEDMAVVATRTAHVCGLPSADGGVGEPSDATAAGVYAGLLATLEHAVGTRSVAGRRVTVLGLGHVGSILAMRLASEGAELTVTDVNPAKRALADAIGATWVEPSEAHRVEGDLFVPAGVGGVLTDTVIDELRVKAVVGPANNQLATRAGAARLAARGILWAPDFVVNAGGVIFLAMMSGEQPSAAATAARVERIGDIVSEVFAVAYQRGITTLEAADELALARLREPANA is encoded by the coding sequence ATGTCCGTCCTGCCCGCCGACCTGGTCGAAACCACCGGAACCGACCTGCCGCACGAAACACTGCATGTGGTCACGGGGAGGAGGAGCGGTCTCACCATCAGCATCGCGGTCCACTCCACCGTGCTGGGCCCCGCCCTCGGCGGTTGCCGGGTGTGGACGTACGACTCGTGGCTCGAGGCCGTCGCCGATTCGCTGCGCCTCGCCGAGGGCATGACGATGAAGAACGCCGCCGCCGGGCTGAACCGCGGCGGAGGCAAGACCGTCGTCTACGTGCCGCGCGATGTCGAGCTGACACCGACGCTCCGCTACGACGCGATGCTCGACCTCGGCGACGCGATCGAGAGCCTCGGCGGCAGCTACATGACCGCGGAGGACGTCGGCACGAGCGCGGAGGACATGGCGGTCGTCGCCACCCGCACCGCGCACGTCTGCGGGCTTCCGTCGGCCGACGGCGGCGTGGGCGAGCCCAGCGACGCCACGGCCGCCGGGGTCTATGCCGGACTCCTGGCCACGCTCGAGCACGCCGTCGGGACCCGTTCCGTCGCCGGTCGCCGTGTGACGGTGCTCGGCCTGGGGCACGTGGGCTCCATCCTGGCCATGCGACTGGCCAGCGAGGGCGCAGAGCTCACCGTCACCGATGTGAACCCGGCGAAGCGCGCGCTCGCCGACGCGATCGGCGCCACCTGGGTGGAGCCGTCGGAGGCGCACCGCGTCGAGGGAGATCTCTTCGTGCCCGCGGGAGTGGGCGGAGTGCTCACCGACACGGTCATCGACGAGTTACGGGTGAAGGCCGTGGTCGGCCCCGCGAACAACCAGCTCGCCACGCGTGCGGGAGCCGCGCGCCTCGCCGCGCGCGGCATCCTCTGGGCGCCCGACTTCGTGGTCAACGCCGGAGGTGTCATCTTCCTGGCGATGATGAGCGGGGAGCAGCCGTCGGCCGCGGCCACCGCCGCGCGCGTGGAGCGGATCGGGGACATCGTGTCGGAGGTGTTCGCGGTCGCCTATCAGCGCGGGATCACCACGCTGGAGGCCGCCGACGAGCTCGCCCTCGCCCGCCTCCGCGAACCAGCGAACGCATAG
- the purH gene encoding bifunctional phosphoribosylaminoimidazolecarboxamide formyltransferase/IMP cyclohydrolase — protein sequence MSGPRHDASLYRERDVVPIRRALISVSDKTGLLDLARTLAEAGVEIVSTGSTAQTIRDAGHPVTDVASVTGFPESLDGRVKTLHPAIHSGLLADLRLASHEDQLKDLGIEPFELVVVNLYPFVETVASGAVGDDVVEQIDIGGPAMVRASAKNHANVAIVVSPSDYPRIAEAVAAGGTTFEQRRALAAQAFAHTASYDGAVAAWFAGEAPSTDDFPERFEVRAELSRTLRYGENAHQAAALYTDPAGRGIAQATQLGGKEMSYNNFVDADAALRSAYDFAEPAVAIIKHANPCGIAVADDIADAHRKAHECDPVSAYGGVIAANRTVSLAMAETVKGIFTEVLIAPGYEPEALELLQTKKNLRILQLPEGYARATTEFRQISGGVLVQDADRFDTFDSSSWTLVSGQEADAATRADLEFAWKACRAVKSNAILLANDGASVGVGMGQVNRVDSCNLAVSRAGERASGSVAASDAFFPFADGPEILIAAGVRAIVQPGGSIRDEDVIAAAKAAGVTMYFTGERHFFH from the coding sequence ATGAGCGGACCCCGCCACGACGCCAGCCTCTACCGCGAACGGGACGTCGTCCCGATCCGCCGCGCGCTGATCTCGGTCAGCGACAAGACCGGACTCCTCGACCTCGCGAGGACGCTCGCGGAGGCCGGCGTCGAGATCGTCTCGACCGGGTCGACCGCGCAGACCATCCGTGACGCGGGGCACCCCGTGACGGACGTCGCCAGCGTGACCGGCTTCCCGGAATCGCTCGACGGCCGCGTGAAGACCCTGCACCCGGCGATCCACTCCGGCCTCCTGGCCGACCTGCGTCTCGCCTCCCACGAGGATCAGCTGAAGGACCTCGGCATCGAGCCGTTCGAGCTGGTCGTCGTCAACCTCTATCCGTTCGTCGAGACCGTCGCCTCGGGTGCGGTCGGCGACGACGTCGTCGAGCAGATCGACATCGGCGGCCCGGCCATGGTCCGTGCGTCGGCGAAGAACCACGCCAACGTCGCGATCGTGGTCTCCCCGTCCGACTACCCGAGGATCGCCGAGGCGGTCGCCGCGGGCGGGACCACCTTCGAGCAGCGCCGGGCACTGGCCGCGCAGGCCTTCGCGCACACGGCCTCCTACGACGGCGCGGTCGCCGCCTGGTTCGCCGGTGAGGCGCCGAGCACGGACGACTTCCCCGAACGCTTCGAGGTGCGCGCCGAGCTGTCCCGAACGCTCCGCTACGGTGAGAACGCACACCAGGCCGCGGCGCTCTACACCGACCCCGCCGGCCGTGGCATCGCGCAGGCGACGCAGCTCGGCGGCAAGGAGATGTCGTACAACAACTTCGTGGACGCCGACGCGGCCCTCCGCAGCGCCTACGATTTCGCCGAGCCTGCCGTCGCGATCATCAAGCATGCGAACCCGTGCGGCATCGCAGTCGCCGACGACATCGCGGATGCCCACCGCAAGGCGCACGAGTGCGACCCGGTGTCGGCGTACGGCGGTGTGATCGCGGCCAACCGCACCGTCAGCCTCGCGATGGCAGAGACCGTCAAGGGCATCTTCACCGAGGTGCTCATCGCCCCCGGGTACGAGCCGGAGGCGCTGGAGCTGCTGCAGACGAAGAAGAACCTCCGCATCCTCCAGCTCCCCGAGGGCTATGCGCGGGCGACCACGGAGTTCCGGCAGATCTCGGGCGGCGTGCTCGTGCAGGACGCCGACCGCTTCGACACGTTCGACTCCTCCTCGTGGACGCTCGTCTCGGGTCAGGAGGCGGACGCGGCGACCCGTGCCGATCTCGAGTTCGCCTGGAAGGCCTGCCGCGCGGTGAAGTCCAACGCCATCCTGCTCGCGAACGACGGCGCGTCCGTCGGCGTGGGCATGGGCCAGGTCAATCGCGTGGACTCCTGCAACCTCGCCGTCAGCCGCGCCGGGGAGCGTGCGTCAGGCTCGGTGGCCGCGTCCGACGCATTCTTCCCCTTCGCCGACGGGCCAGAGATCCTCATCGCCGCCGGCGTGCGAGCGATCGTGCAGCCCGGCGGCTCCATCCGCGACGAGGACGTGATCGCGGCGGCGAAGGCGGCCGGGGTCACGATGTACTTCACCGGAGAGCGCCACTTCTTCCACTGA
- the purN gene encoding phosphoribosylglycinamide formyltransferase, with translation MLSIVVLISGGGSNLRALLEASQDAEFPARVVAVGADRDADGLAHAEEFGIPSFTVPFSSFDSREEWGDELAEQIRQWEPDLVILSGFMRLVPPRVVEAFSPYLINTHPAYLPEFPGAHGVRDALAAGATQTGASLIVVDDGVDAGPIISQERVPILPGDTEAALHERIKPVERRLLIDAVLDIANGHIDLKELSRA, from the coding sequence GTGCTCTCGATTGTCGTGCTGATCTCCGGCGGAGGCTCGAACCTCCGCGCGCTGCTCGAGGCGTCGCAGGACGCGGAGTTCCCCGCCCGGGTCGTCGCCGTGGGCGCCGACCGCGACGCGGACGGGCTCGCCCACGCCGAGGAGTTCGGCATCCCCTCGTTCACCGTCCCGTTCTCGTCGTTCGACAGCCGTGAGGAGTGGGGGGACGAGCTCGCCGAGCAGATCCGGCAGTGGGAGCCCGACCTCGTGATCCTCTCGGGCTTCATGCGTCTGGTGCCCCCGCGCGTCGTCGAGGCCTTCTCGCCGTACCTGATCAACACGCACCCGGCCTATCTGCCGGAGTTCCCCGGGGCGCACGGCGTGCGGGACGCCCTGGCCGCCGGCGCGACGCAGACCGGCGCCAGCCTCATCGTCGTCGACGACGGCGTGGACGCGGGCCCGATCATCAGCCAGGAGCGCGTCCCCATCCTGCCCGGCGACACCGAGGCCGCCCTGCACGAGCGCATCAAACCCGTGGAGCGACGGCTGCTCATCGACGCCGTCCTCGACATCGCCAACGGACACATCGACCTCAAGGAGCTTTCCCGAGCATGA